The Polaribacter sp. HaHaR_3_91 genomic sequence ACCATTACAACTAAACGTATCTTTTAACAAGGTTTTTGACTTGTTTAAAAAGTATGCGGATATGGAGTATGCAAAACATCCATACCATAGTTCTGCTAAAAAAATGGTACAATTAATTAACAAGCATCCAGAATTAAATGATGGTTTTTCTGATTATTCTTTATTAGATAAATATAAAGAACAGATAGATCTATTACTAAACCCTTTATTTCCAGAACCTTTATTATTAAACGAAATAAAAGCAGCAAGTATCCCTTTCTCTTTTACTTCTTTTAAATTTACAAATCGTTTTGAAAACATATTAAAAAATGCAGGTGAAAACTACGAATTAAATGTTCGTAATTTTGAAGAAGATAGTATGTACATTATGGCATGTACATTTATTTTAAGTTTCGTACATGGTTTTAATGTTGATTTAAAAAGACCCTTCTATTTTGATATTCCAGATAATACAACTGGAACAATGAAATATTATAGGACCACCTTTAATGGAGATTTTTCTGATATTACAGCTACAGAAAATGCACCTAAATTAACAGAAAAAGACTTTAAAGAATTACTGAACAACTTCGATAATATAGCCTTATGGAAAGAGAAATTCCCTCCAAATAGTTATATTTTTAGAGGATTCGGACTTATTAGTTTATTTGATGTTACTTCAGAAGAAATGTTGTCTTCTATTAAAGCAAACCTACTAAAAGGCGGACAAAATTTAATACCGAAGCTTCAAAGTAACTTAAGAGATTTTTACAGCATTAGAGATTTAAAATTAGGGTATTCTATTTTTGATAACGTAAATACCAAAATTTGTGAAACGCAGGTAAATAAATCCAATAGCCTAATTTTAAACCATGGAATAGAAATAAATTGCGACTCTAGCTACTTTTGCAACACCATTATGCAAAAAGTATTTAAAGATCATGAAACTTTTATTATTTCTGATGTAGCAGATTATGGAGTAAAAACAGGTAATAATCTTTTTTCTAAAAATCTTCAAGAAAATAACATTCAGAGTATCATATTAATTCCTATTAAAGCAACAAATAATGGAGATTTAGCTTTATTAGAAATTGCTTCACCAAGAGCTTATGATTTAAACTCTGTAAACATCAATAAATTAAAAGATATTATTCCTGTTTTTGAAGCCGCTGTTAAAAGAACTTCAGAAGAGCGTCAAAACATCTTAGAAGCTACCATTCAAGAAAATTACACATCCATACATAGTTCTGTAAAATGGCGTTTTTATGAAGCTGCAGAAAAATACCATACAACTCGTCAAACCAATACCAACGCAAAATTAGATGAAATTGTATTTAATGATGTGTATCCATTGTTTGGACAAAGTGACATAAAAGGATCTTCTGTTGCTAGAAATAAGGCAATTCAAGAAGATTTAACCACACAATTAACCTTAGCAATTACAGTATTAAAAGATGCTTGTAAAACAGAAAAACTCCCTATTTATAATGAGTTAATGTTTAGGGTTACTTCTTATTTAAATGATGTAAAAGAAGGGTTAAATGCAGGTGATGAAATAAATATTTTAGACTTTTTAAATAGAGAAATTTATCCTGTTTTTAATCATATTAACAAAATTAGCACAGAACTTTCTCAGAAAGTGAGTGTTTATATGAAACGTTTAGATAAAAATCTAAATGTAGTGTATGAAAAAAGGAAAGAATACGAGAATAGTGTTACACTTTTAAATGATAAACTGGCACAGTTCTTAGACAACAAACAAAAGCAAGCGCAAGAAATGTTTCCTCATTATTTTGAGCGATACAAAACAGATGGTGTAGAATACAACATGTACATTGGACAGGCTATTACAAAAAAGAAAAAGTTTGATGATCTGTATTTGTACAACCTTCGTTTATGGCAACTACAAACCACTTATGAAATGGAAAACTTAGCATTTTATGAGCGTAAAAACATGCAACATGATTTACAAGTTGCTTCCTTAATTCTAGTTCATAGCAATGCAATGGCTATTAAATTTAGAATGGATGAAAAGCAGTTTGATGTAGACGGTGCTTACAATATTAGGTACGAAATTATAAAAAAGAGAATTGATAAAGCAAACATAAAAGGAACTGATGAACGATTAACAGTTCCTGGTAAAATTGCCATTGTATACTCTCAAGACAAAGATGCTCTAGAATACATTAAATATATTAACTATTTACAATCTAAAAATCAATTAGGAAAAATTGAATTTTTAGAATTAGAAGATTTACAAGGCGCATCTGGTTTAAAAGCATTGCGTGTAGAAGTTATATATCAAACAAGTTTTGATGAAAACAAAACAATTACTTTTAATGATTTGATAAAAGAAATTGAAGCTTAAACAGCTATTTCTAAACTATAAAAAGAAATTGCAAAAGCCAATACACTTACAATAATACCAATCATAAAAACGGTATACGTAATTCTTAATATTTTATATTTTCTATTTAAAACCAAGCCTAAAAAATACAGATCTTTGGTTAAAGAACCATACAAATAATCTCTATCTTGCATCATCTCTTGAATTCCCCATTCAAAATCTGGTAATTTCATTTGATGAAAATTTCCAAAAAATAATAAATTCACTTTTTTATTAGCAACATCTACCTTTGTGAATTTTCCTTCGGTAACATTTGGTCTTGTCGCTAAAATGGATAATATGATAGAAGCAACTGTAAAAACAACAAATATTACAGTAGGTATTATTAAGAAACTATTAGATGGTTTGTCTAATTTTGGTATTAAATTAGACATTGCTAAAGAAACGATAATAGCATTTACAGAAAGTAAAATATTGGCTTTTGTATCTGCAATATTACTTAACGTCATGTGATTTTTTAAAGCAACCCTAAACATGGTTTCTACGCCTCTTTCTGGAACTTCACTTTTATTTTGTTTAATTTCTAGAGCTTCTTCTTTCTGCTTAAACTTTGCTAAATTTTCTTTTATTTTATGTTGATTTTTCAATAATTTAGAGATATTCTTGTCTTTTCCTTTGCTCCATTTTTTTAAAGCATAAGCAGTATAATAATTATGACCTTTAGTTAAAAACTCTATATTAATCTCAATCCATTCTGTATCAGAAAACTTTTTATTCTCTGTACTTTCCCATTCTTTTCTTAATAATTCTAACTTGTTCTCAAAGTTTTTACTTCCTAAATGCGCACAATCTGCATCCATTATAATCTGCTCTAATTCATTATCAGATTGATTTCCCATTTTAGTCGCTAAAATCAATTTAGAGATTACCGCTATTCTTCCAGCATCAACATTATTTTCATTTAAAAAATTGTTAGCTATTTTTACACTTTCAGATTCATGATTTTTTGCATCTTCTATAAATCCGGTGTCATGAAACAAGGCTGCGAGCTGTAAATTTTCTTTAGAAATTGCATCTATATTTAAGTTTTCTGCAAGTTCTGTAGCATAAGCAACCACATCTTGTGTATGTGTTATATTATGATATACATAAACAGCATCTAACTCCTTATTTAATAAATTAAAAACATATTTTTCTGCATCTAAAACTAATGTGTTCATTGTAAAATTATTTTATAAATAAATAGGAAGAAATGATCATTTGCTCTACCACTTTATTAATATTGGTCGTAAATTTATGTTTTGCTTTCAACAGCTTACAAATTAACAATTATTTGTAATGTAACAAGTGTTTTTACGTCTAAAAAAACTATTAACATTATAGTACTAATTTAAAAAGAAAAGAAACAAATATGCTTACTTGGAAAGAAATTATCAACTTTAGTGTAAAAGGAAATCCGACTCCAGATAAAAGAGTAGAGAAATCCGAAAAAGAATGGAGAGCTCAATTAACTGCAGAACAATTTAGAATTACAAGACAAAAAGGTACAGAAAGACCACATACAGGCGATTTGTGTAGTATTTATGATGAAGGCCAGTACAACTGTGTTTGTTGTAACACGCCGTTATTCGACTCTACCATAAAATTCGATTCTAGTTCTGGATGGCCAAGTTTTACGCAACCTATTAAAGAAAATGCCATAAAATATCATAAAGATGTTTCTTTTGGTATGGTTCGGGTTGAAGTGATGTGCAATACTTGCGATGGACATTTAGGACACGTTTTTCCTGATGGACCAGAACCAAGCGGATTACGTTATTGTATAAACTCTGAATCGATGGTTATTGATAAAAAATAATTTAATTAAAAAAAAGTCAAATGTCATTCCGAACGAGGAACGAGGAGAAAATCTTATTATTTTTTAGAGATTACTTCTTCATTTTTCCTCTTAATGACAAAGAAAATATAAATGAATATAAATTTACAAGTTGCTACTTTAGGAGGTGGCTGTTTTTGGTGTACAGAAGCTGTGTTTCAAGAAGTAAAAGGTGTAGAAAAAGTAGTTTCTGGTTATGCAGGTGGTAACGTTCCTGGAGAACCAACCTACAGAGAAATTTGCTCTGGCTTAACAGGTCATGCAGAAGTAATTCAAATAACGTATGATGCAAATGTAATTTCGTATGAAGATATTTTAGTTATTTTTATGACAACGCACGATCCTACAACCTTAAATCAACAAGGAGCAGATAGAGGAACTCAATATAGATCTGTGGTTTTTTATCATGATGAAAATCAACAAAAAATAGCTTCGGAAGTTTTAAAACAGATTCAAGATTATTATAATGACAAGATAGTAACTGAGTTAAGTGCTTTACCTATTTTTTATAAAGCAACGGAAGAACATCAAAATTATTATAGAGAAAATACACAACAAGGGTATTGTAGTTTTGTTATTGAGCCAAAATTAGCTAAATTGAGAAAATTACATGCAGATAAATTAAACTAATAAAATAGCTTTTAGATAGTAGTTAATCTAAAGCCTATTTATAATCAATAAAAAAATGACTGAAATTTTACTATACGGCGCAGATTGGTGTCCAGATTGCAGAAGAGCAAAAACGTATTTAAAAGAAAACAACATAGATTTTACTTTTGTGGATGTAGATTTAGATAAGGAAGCAACTGCAAAAGTAGAAGCTATTAACAACGGTAAACGTATTATTCCTACACTTATAATTAGAGAAAAATCATACACAAACCCTAACAACGTAGAATTAGCTTCAGTTTTAGGAATCAACGAAGTTGGTAACGTTCAGTTATTTGGTGCAGATTGGTGTCCAGATTGTAGAAGAGCAAAAAGCTTTTTAACCGATAATGGTATCAATTTCGATTTTGTTGATGTAGATCAATACGATTGGGCAACAAAAAAAGTAGAAGAAATTAACAACGGAAAACGTATTATTCCTACGGTTTTAATTGATGATGTACCATACACAAACCCAGATAATGTAAAATTAACAGAACTTCTTTCTATCAATGTAGAAAAAGAACATAAAGTTTTTGACACCATTATTATTGGTGGTGGTGCTGCTGGTTTAACAACATCTATTTATGCGCAAAGAGATCGTTTTGATACGTTAATTTTAGAAAAATCCACCATTGGTGGAAACGCCTTTTTAACAGAAAAAATTGAAAACTACCCTGGTTTTACCTCTATTTCTGGTCCAAAATTAATGGAAAAGATGGAAGATCAAGCCAAAACCTACGGAGCTATTATTAAAACGGGAGAAGAAGTTGTTGGTATTGAAAAAAAGGATAATTTATTTTCAATAGAAACAAAAGGAACTACCTATTTAGGAAAGTCTGTTGTCTTATCAACAGGTTCTACGTACAGAAAATTAGGCATCCCTAATGAAGAGGAATTAATTGGTTCTGGTATCCATTTTTGTGCAACCTGCGACGGTGCTTTTTATAGAGATAAAGATATTATTGTAATTGGTGGTGGA encodes the following:
- a CDS encoding GAF domain-containing protein, translating into MKIIESKLVAETDLPLQLNVSFNKVFDLFKKYADMEYAKHPYHSSAKKMVQLINKHPELNDGFSDYSLLDKYKEQIDLLLNPLFPEPLLLNEIKAASIPFSFTSFKFTNRFENILKNAGENYELNVRNFEEDSMYIMACTFILSFVHGFNVDLKRPFYFDIPDNTTGTMKYYRTTFNGDFSDITATENAPKLTEKDFKELLNNFDNIALWKEKFPPNSYIFRGFGLISLFDVTSEEMLSSIKANLLKGGQNLIPKLQSNLRDFYSIRDLKLGYSIFDNVNTKICETQVNKSNSLILNHGIEINCDSSYFCNTIMQKVFKDHETFIISDVADYGVKTGNNLFSKNLQENNIQSIILIPIKATNNGDLALLEIASPRAYDLNSVNINKLKDIIPVFEAAVKRTSEERQNILEATIQENYTSIHSSVKWRFYEAAEKYHTTRQTNTNAKLDEIVFNDVYPLFGQSDIKGSSVARNKAIQEDLTTQLTLAITVLKDACKTEKLPIYNELMFRVTSYLNDVKEGLNAGDEINILDFLNREIYPVFNHINKISTELSQKVSVYMKRLDKNLNVVYEKRKEYENSVTLLNDKLAQFLDNKQKQAQEMFPHYFERYKTDGVEYNMYIGQAITKKKKFDDLYLYNLRLWQLQTTYEMENLAFYERKNMQHDLQVASLILVHSNAMAIKFRMDEKQFDVDGAYNIRYEIIKKRIDKANIKGTDERLTVPGKIAIVYSQDKDALEYIKYINYLQSKNQLGKIEFLELEDLQGASGLKALRVEVIYQTSFDENKTITFNDLIKEIEA
- a CDS encoding Pycsar system effector family protein, with product MNTLVLDAEKYVFNLLNKELDAVYVYHNITHTQDVVAYATELAENLNIDAISKENLQLAALFHDTGFIEDAKNHESESVKIANNFLNENNVDAGRIAVISKLILATKMGNQSDNELEQIIMDADCAHLGSKNFENKLELLRKEWESTENKKFSDTEWIEINIEFLTKGHNYYTAYALKKWSKGKDKNISKLLKNQHKIKENLAKFKQKEEALEIKQNKSEVPERGVETMFRVALKNHMTLSNIADTKANILLSVNAIIVSLAMSNLIPKLDKPSNSFLIIPTVIFVVFTVASIILSILATRPNVTEGKFTKVDVANKKVNLLFFGNFHQMKLPDFEWGIQEMMQDRDYLYGSLTKDLYFLGLVLNRKYKILRITYTVFMIGIIVSVLAFAISFYSLEIAV
- the msrB gene encoding peptide-methionine (R)-S-oxide reductase MsrB — encoded protein: MLTWKEIINFSVKGNPTPDKRVEKSEKEWRAQLTAEQFRITRQKGTERPHTGDLCSIYDEGQYNCVCCNTPLFDSTIKFDSSSGWPSFTQPIKENAIKYHKDVSFGMVRVEVMCNTCDGHLGHVFPDGPEPSGLRYCINSESMVIDKK
- the msrA gene encoding peptide-methionine (S)-S-oxide reductase MsrA, encoding MNINLQVATLGGGCFWCTEAVFQEVKGVEKVVSGYAGGNVPGEPTYREICSGLTGHAEVIQITYDANVISYEDILVIFMTTHDPTTLNQQGADRGTQYRSVVFYHDENQQKIASEVLKQIQDYYNDKIVTELSALPIFYKATEEHQNYYRENTQQGYCSFVIEPKLAKLRKLHADKLN
- a CDS encoding FAD-dependent oxidoreductase, whose translation is MTEILLYGADWCPDCRRAKTYLKENNIDFTFVDVDLDKEATAKVEAINNGKRIIPTLIIREKSYTNPNNVELASVLGINEVGNVQLFGADWCPDCRRAKSFLTDNGINFDFVDVDQYDWATKKVEEINNGKRIIPTVLIDDVPYTNPDNVKLTELLSINVEKEHKVFDTIIIGGGAAGLTTSIYAQRDRFDTLILEKSTIGGNAFLTEKIENYPGFTSISGPKLMEKMEDQAKTYGAIIKTGEEVVGIEKKDNLFSIETKGTTYLGKSVVLSTGSTYRKLGIPNEEELIGSGIHFCATCDGAFYRDKDIIVIGGGNSALEEGIFLAGFCKSVKIVHRSENFSASETYVEKLASIDNISTYMNKTSLEFISDEKELFKALKVKDNDTNEESLLEADGVFIFIGLIPNTQSFKGIVALDKRGFIQTTALAQTSVDGIFAAGDCREGAIAQVAAATGEGVLASYGIRSFLK